One Leptidea sinapis chromosome 38, ilLepSina1.1, whole genome shotgun sequence DNA window includes the following coding sequences:
- the LOC126975852 gene encoding uncharacterized protein LOC126975852 isoform X1 — MENAFNPTMEENTYKTFYYPLSEDSQDSLKVPQLKSLKRASSNENIDALFEVKKTKQKKISSSISRAQDNGSIYITTNADDGRNASHLVKIEIYDLNKIKNTPAQEQWKYADYRLKYYTIDNNESYKDIKKILYNVTKKILETENYKKYNFNNNQPVLQSGGGFKRRSAVLQDSEDNDTSTKRGRQGEPSTSSGLTSVNDEMVNCSLCQILIRKRYYANHLRSNLHKNNVMQLHSTLKNVTVHESAFGNRIISYKIKSKSNQLQTFETPEMFLNSIKNEIISLFEESVRLLTIFKVNFILHANFVQETKNISNEFEFQTCSYTIMQGEDLNFFFSSLCDMLMTKISTFEKKDSGWSLKKINALDMNINKFNPLRGKSYIELPKEIKLKKSVINVQNSDDLCFKWALLSALYPVTKNSQRVSSYSKYSNKLNFDGVTFPVKMTDIQKVERLNNLSVNVFGLEYNCKKKVHELVGPLYLTKSRKIVHINLLFISHGTINHFCYIKNLSRLVSGQISNHEHAIYICDGCLLHFSTNDKLSAHQLNDCCHIKVELPSTEKTLKDWFGQPISNNVLKFDKFNKMLQIPFVIYADFEAFLNPIQTCFNDPSKPYTTNVHKHEVYSFGYYIKCSYDDSLSKYETYSGPHCTHVFMNQLYKDLEVICTKNSFVISPKPLTSNDNEIISQCKDCFICQFNLNGECALYFDSHTGHFRGVAHEVCKTKFRIPYHIPVFLHNLSQYDSHFIVHALNSIEGEIDIIPQTKEKYISFTKTIKFNNHKIQLRFVDSFKFLPCSLDKLVQNLMEEQFQTLKYNFPNNNDFLRLRKKGIYPYEFMSSHDSLKLSALPSRDKFYNTLTDTHISDEDYEHAKDVWQHFHCQNMSDYSDLYLKTDVLLLTDVFENFRALCLQTYGLDPAHYYTAPGLSWDAMLKCTKIKLELLQDFEQIAFIRSGIRGGVSQCSNRYAKANNKYMREYDKDTPNSFLTYLDANNLYGWAMSQFLPTGGFEWVDVTTNFDVPDDYEYGFILEVDLEYPIELHDLHSDLPLCPENICIGNTKDIKLVPNLRNKIKYVIHYRNLKQCLTMGLKLQKIHRILKFKQCAWLQYYIDLNTNMRKLATSDFEKDFYKLMNNSVFGKTMENIEKRVNVKLLSHWENQGKILGAQDLIAKPEFHSLSIFNENLVAVQLRKTKLFHNKPIYLGFCILDISKTLMYDFHYNYMFKKFQNKLKLLYTDTDSLIYQIFTDDFYRDIKPDLHLRFDTSDYTEKNIFGYPKLNKKKLGYFKDENNGNIFNEFVGLRSKMYALDVEGKFTAKAKGVNKSVTKNMKMENYKTCLFENKNEYCSMLRFKSIKHNIFTQRINKSSLSFNDTKRYILPNNIDTLAWGHHKIE; from the exons atggag aatgcattcaacccaacaatggaagaaaatacatataaaacattttactatcccttgtctgaagatagtcaggattcattaaaagttcctcaacttaaatccttgaagagggccagctcaaatgaaaatatagatgcattattcgaagtgaaaaaaacaaaacaaaagaaaatatcatcatcaatatccagagcacaggataatggaagtatttacattacaactaatgcagatgacggaagaaatgcatcacatttggttaaaatagaaatctatgatctcaataaaataaaaaacacgcctgcacaagaacaatggaaatacgctgattatagattaaaatattatacaatcgacaataatgaaagttataaggacattaaaaagattttatacaatgttacgaagaaaattttagaaacagaaaattataagaaatataattttaacaataa tcaacctgttctacaaagtggaggaggttttaagagaagaagtgcagtattacaagacagtgaagacaatgatacaagtacaaagagaggaagacaaggggaaccatccacatcatcggggctcaccagtgtgaacgatgaaatggtgaactgttctttatgtcaaatcttaatacggaaaagatattatgcaaatcatcttagaagtaacctccataagaataacgtaatgcaattacatagtactttaaaaaatgtcacagtacacgaatcggcttttggtaatagaataatctcatataaaataaagagtaaatccaaccaattacaaacattcgaaacaccagaaatgtttttgaattctattaaaaatgaaattatttcactatttgaggaatctgttcgattgcttacaatttttaaagttaattttattctgcacgctaattttgttcaagaaacaaaaaatatttctaatgaatttgaatttcaaacatgtagttatactataatgcagggtgaggatttaaattttttcttttcgtccttatgtgatatgttgatgactaaaattagcacatttgagaaaaaagatagtggttggagtcttaagaaaataaatgcattagacatgaatataaacaaattcaatccattacgtggaaaatcatacattgaattacctaaagaaatcaaattaaaaaaaagtgttataaatgtacaaaactcggatgatttatgctttaaatgggctttgctttctgcattatatccagttactaagaactctcagagagtttcatcttacagtaaatattcaaataaattaaattttgacggagttacgtttcctgttaaaatgacagatatacaaaaagtagaaaggttaaataatttaagtgtaaatgtttttggtcttgaatacaattgtaaaaagaaagtacatgaattagttggtccattgtatttaacaaaatcacggaaaattgttcatatcaatttattatttatttcgcacggaacaattaatcatttttgctacattaaaaacctatcgcgtttagtaagtggtcaaatttcaaaccatgaacatgcaatctacatctgtgacggttgtcttttacacttctcaacaaatgataagttatcagcccatcaattgaatgattgttgtcatattaaagtggaattgcctagtacagaaaaaactttaaaagattggtttggacaaccaatttcaaacaatgtcttaaaatttgataaatttaataagatgttacaaataccatttgttatatacgcggattttgaagctttccttaatccaattcagacatgctttaacgatccatcaaaaccttatacaactaatgttcacaaacacgaagtttatagttttgggtactatatcaaatgttcatatgatgatagtttatcaaaatatgaaacatatagtggtcctcattgtactcatgtctttatgaatcagttgtataaagatttagaagtgatttgcacaaagaattcttttgtcataagtccaaagcctttgacttccaatgataatgaaattatttcgcaatgtaaagactgctttatatgtcaatttaatttaaatggtgaatgtgcattatactttgactcgcatacaggacattttagaggagttgcacacgaagtatgtaagacaaagtttagaatcccctatcacatcccagtttttttacacaatcttagtcaatatgactctcattttattgttcatgcattaaattctattgaaggggaaattgatattattccacaaacgaaagaaaagtacatttctttcacaaaaacgataaaatttaataatcataaaattcaattgagattcgttgattcgtttaaatttttgccttgtagtttagacaaacttgttcaaaatttgatggaggaacaatttcaaacattaaaatataattttccaaataataatgattttttacgtcttagaaaaaaaggaatttatccatatgaatttatgtcatcacatgattccttaaaactttcagcactccctagtcgcgataaattttacaatacattaaccgacacacatatttccgatgaagattatgaacatgccaaggatgtttggcaacactttcattgtcaaaatatgtcagattattctgatttatatcttaaaaccgatgttttacttttaacagatgtgtttgaaaatttccgagccttatgtttgcaaacatatggtctagatccagctcattattatacagcacctgggttaagttgggatgctatgttaaaatgcacaaaaattaaattagaattacttcaagactttgaacaaatagcttttattagatcgggcattcgaggaggtgtatctcaatgtagcaatcgttatgccaaagcaaataacaaatatatgcgagaatatgataaagacacaccaaactcatttttaacttatcttgatgctaataacctttacggatgggccatgtctcaattccttcctacaggaggttttgagtgggtagatgtcacaactaattttgatgtccctgatgattatgaatatggttttattttggaagtagatctagaatatcctattgaactgcatgatttacattctgacctacccttatgtcctgagaatatatgtattggtaatacaaaagacataaaattagttccaaaccttcgtaataaaattaaatatgtgattcactacagaaatttaaagcaatgtctgacaatgggtttaaaattacaaaaaattcatagaattttaaaattcaaacaatgcgcatggttacaatattatatagatttaaatacaaacatgcgtaaactagccacatctgatttcgaaaaagatttttataaattaatgaataactcagtgtttggaaaaacaatggaaaatatcgaaaaaagagtaaatgtaaaattattgagtcattgggaaaatcagggtaaaattctaggcgcacaagatttaattgctaagccagaattccatagtttatctatttttaatgaaaatttggttgcagttcaattacgaaagacgaaattgttccataataaacctatttatttgggattttgtatattggatatttctaaaactctaatgtacgactttcactataactatatgtttaaaaagtttcaaaacaaattaaaattattgtacacagatactgatagtttaatatatcaaatttttacagatgatttttacagagatataaaacctgatttacatttgcgtttcgatacctctgactatacagaaaaaaatatatttggctatccaaaactcaataaaaagaagttaggctactttaaagatgaaaacaatggtaatatatttaatgaatttgtaggacttagatctaaaatgtatgcattagatgttgagggaaaattcacagctaaagctaagggggttaataaaagtgttactaagaatatgaaaatggaaaattataagacttgcttatttgaaaataagaacgaatattgttcaatgcttagatttaagtcaataaagcataatatttttactcaaagaataaataaatctagtctgtcatttaatgataccaaacggtacattttaccgaataatattgatacattagcttggggtcatcataaaatagaataa
- the LOC126975852 gene encoding uncharacterized protein LOC126975852 isoform X2, with translation MELCFVCNEVEKMINQPVLQSGGGFKRRSAVLQDSEDNDTSTKRGRQGEPSTSSGLTSVNDEMVNCSLCQILIRKRYYANHLRSNLHKNNVMQLHSTLKNVTVHESAFGNRIISYKIKSKSNQLQTFETPEMFLNSIKNEIISLFEESVRLLTIFKVNFILHANFVQETKNISNEFEFQTCSYTIMQGEDLNFFFSSLCDMLMTKISTFEKKDSGWSLKKINALDMNINKFNPLRGKSYIELPKEIKLKKSVINVQNSDDLCFKWALLSALYPVTKNSQRVSSYSKYSNKLNFDGVTFPVKMTDIQKVERLNNLSVNVFGLEYNCKKKVHELVGPLYLTKSRKIVHINLLFISHGTINHFCYIKNLSRLVSGQISNHEHAIYICDGCLLHFSTNDKLSAHQLNDCCHIKVELPSTEKTLKDWFGQPISNNVLKFDKFNKMLQIPFVIYADFEAFLNPIQTCFNDPSKPYTTNVHKHEVYSFGYYIKCSYDDSLSKYETYSGPHCTHVFMNQLYKDLEVICTKNSFVISPKPLTSNDNEIISQCKDCFICQFNLNGECALYFDSHTGHFRGVAHEVCKTKFRIPYHIPVFLHNLSQYDSHFIVHALNSIEGEIDIIPQTKEKYISFTKTIKFNNHKIQLRFVDSFKFLPCSLDKLVQNLMEEQFQTLKYNFPNNNDFLRLRKKGIYPYEFMSSHDSLKLSALPSRDKFYNTLTDTHISDEDYEHAKDVWQHFHCQNMSDYSDLYLKTDVLLLTDVFENFRALCLQTYGLDPAHYYTAPGLSWDAMLKCTKIKLELLQDFEQIAFIRSGIRGGVSQCSNRYAKANNKYMREYDKDTPNSFLTYLDANNLYGWAMSQFLPTGGFEWVDVTTNFDVPDDYEYGFILEVDLEYPIELHDLHSDLPLCPENICIGNTKDIKLVPNLRNKIKYVIHYRNLKQCLTMGLKLQKIHRILKFKQCAWLQYYIDLNTNMRKLATSDFEKDFYKLMNNSVFGKTMENIEKRVNVKLLSHWENQGKILGAQDLIAKPEFHSLSIFNENLVAVQLRKTKLFHNKPIYLGFCILDISKTLMYDFHYNYMFKKFQNKLKLLYTDTDSLIYQIFTDDFYRDIKPDLHLRFDTSDYTEKNIFGYPKLNKKKLGYFKDENNGNIFNEFVGLRSKMYALDVEGKFTAKAKGVNKSVTKNMKMENYKTCLFENKNEYCSMLRFKSIKHNIFTQRINKSSLSFNDTKRYILPNNIDTLAWGHHKIE, from the exons atggaactctgctttgtatgtaatgaggttgaaaaaatgatcaa tcaacctgttctacaaagtggaggaggttttaagagaagaagtgcagtattacaagacagtgaagacaatgatacaagtacaaagagaggaagacaaggggaaccatccacatcatcggggctcaccagtgtgaacgatgaaatggtgaactgttctttatgtcaaatcttaatacggaaaagatattatgcaaatcatcttagaagtaacctccataagaataacgtaatgcaattacatagtactttaaaaaatgtcacagtacacgaatcggcttttggtaatagaataatctcatataaaataaagagtaaatccaaccaattacaaacattcgaaacaccagaaatgtttttgaattctattaaaaatgaaattatttcactatttgaggaatctgttcgattgcttacaatttttaaagttaattttattctgcacgctaattttgttcaagaaacaaaaaatatttctaatgaatttgaatttcaaacatgtagttatactataatgcagggtgaggatttaaattttttcttttcgtccttatgtgatatgttgatgactaaaattagcacatttgagaaaaaagatagtggttggagtcttaagaaaataaatgcattagacatgaatataaacaaattcaatccattacgtggaaaatcatacattgaattacctaaagaaatcaaattaaaaaaaagtgttataaatgtacaaaactcggatgatttatgctttaaatgggctttgctttctgcattatatccagttactaagaactctcagagagtttcatcttacagtaaatattcaaataaattaaattttgacggagttacgtttcctgttaaaatgacagatatacaaaaagtagaaaggttaaataatttaagtgtaaatgtttttggtcttgaatacaattgtaaaaagaaagtacatgaattagttggtccattgtatttaacaaaatcacggaaaattgttcatatcaatttattatttatttcgcacggaacaattaatcatttttgctacattaaaaacctatcgcgtttagtaagtggtcaaatttcaaaccatgaacatgcaatctacatctgtgacggttgtcttttacacttctcaacaaatgataagttatcagcccatcaattgaatgattgttgtcatattaaagtggaattgcctagtacagaaaaaactttaaaagattggtttggacaaccaatttcaaacaatgtcttaaaatttgataaatttaataagatgttacaaataccatttgttatatacgcggattttgaagctttccttaatccaattcagacatgctttaacgatccatcaaaaccttatacaactaatgttcacaaacacgaagtttatagttttgggtactatatcaaatgttcatatgatgatagtttatcaaaatatgaaacatatagtggtcctcattgtactcatgtctttatgaatcagttgtataaagatttagaagtgatttgcacaaagaattcttttgtcataagtccaaagcctttgacttccaatgataatgaaattatttcgcaatgtaaagactgctttatatgtcaatttaatttaaatggtgaatgtgcattatactttgactcgcatacaggacattttagaggagttgcacacgaagtatgtaagacaaagtttagaatcccctatcacatcccagtttttttacacaatcttagtcaatatgactctcattttattgttcatgcattaaattctattgaaggggaaattgatattattccacaaacgaaagaaaagtacatttctttcacaaaaacgataaaatttaataatcataaaattcaattgagattcgttgattcgtttaaatttttgccttgtagtttagacaaacttgttcaaaatttgatggaggaacaatttcaaacattaaaatataattttccaaataataatgattttttacgtcttagaaaaaaaggaatttatccatatgaatttatgtcatcacatgattccttaaaactttcagcactccctagtcgcgataaattttacaatacattaaccgacacacatatttccgatgaagattatgaacatgccaaggatgtttggcaacactttcattgtcaaaatatgtcagattattctgatttatatcttaaaaccgatgttttacttttaacagatgtgtttgaaaatttccgagccttatgtttgcaaacatatggtctagatccagctcattattatacagcacctgggttaagttgggatgctatgttaaaatgcacaaaaattaaattagaattacttcaagactttgaacaaatagcttttattagatcgggcattcgaggaggtgtatctcaatgtagcaatcgttatgccaaagcaaataacaaatatatgcgagaatatgataaagacacaccaaactcatttttaacttatcttgatgctaataacctttacggatgggccatgtctcaattccttcctacaggaggttttgagtgggtagatgtcacaactaattttgatgtccctgatgattatgaatatggttttattttggaagtagatctagaatatcctattgaactgcatgatttacattctgacctacccttatgtcctgagaatatatgtattggtaatacaaaagacataaaattagttccaaaccttcgtaataaaattaaatatgtgattcactacagaaatttaaagcaatgtctgacaatgggtttaaaattacaaaaaattcatagaattttaaaattcaaacaatgcgcatggttacaatattatatagatttaaatacaaacatgcgtaaactagccacatctgatttcgaaaaagatttttataaattaatgaataactcagtgtttggaaaaacaatggaaaatatcgaaaaaagagtaaatgtaaaattattgagtcattgggaaaatcagggtaaaattctaggcgcacaagatttaattgctaagccagaattccatagtttatctatttttaatgaaaatttggttgcagttcaattacgaaagacgaaattgttccataataaacctatttatttgggattttgtatattggatatttctaaaactctaatgtacgactttcactataactatatgtttaaaaagtttcaaaacaaattaaaattattgtacacagatactgatagtttaatatatcaaatttttacagatgatttttacagagatataaaacctgatttacatttgcgtttcgatacctctgactatacagaaaaaaatatatttggctatccaaaactcaataaaaagaagttaggctactttaaagatgaaaacaatggtaatatatttaatgaatttgtaggacttagatctaaaatgtatgcattagatgttgagggaaaattcacagctaaagctaagggggttaataaaagtgttactaagaatatgaaaatggaaaattataagacttgcttatttgaaaataagaacgaatattgttcaatgcttagatttaagtcaataaagcataatatttttactcaaagaataaataaatctagtctgtcatttaatgataccaaacggtacattttaccgaataatattgatacattagcttggggtcatcataaaatagaataa